Proteins encoded in a region of the Halioglobus maricola genome:
- a CDS encoding putative porin yields MKKLLNAAVLSAVAGSVSVTAQAHVPEAEWEQFKTQFAAMAARVEALEAENTALKSAATVPVEDLAVLQADVVSLKAQNSSTSWAEKLAWKGDFRYRYEDIDDGGDDRQRHRIRARAELVAKTTEDITLGLGVATGGDDPVSTNQTLGGGGSTKDVRLDKAYFRYQPNEFWLSGGKVSNPYFKPQKSGLIWDGDFRPEGLFAGYDGKHFFVNSSYAHLESDSKDGLDKAFWGAQVGTSFGPVTLAAGYLDIPVKGQSAFYDDELFGNSTDEAGNYLYNYEVVSLGADANFNVWEMPLALYGDVIQNQDADDQDTGYIVGAKLGKAKNKGSWQIQYQYQDLEADATLGLLTDSDFMGGGTDGKGHKFSGAYTIVEKWILGFTYFDGEKCTDSVKCDVRDYDRLMIDAKFKY; encoded by the coding sequence ATGAAGAAATTATTAAACGCGGCAGTTCTGAGTGCTGTGGCTGGTAGTGTCAGTGTAACTGCCCAGGCCCACGTACCTGAGGCAGAATGGGAGCAATTCAAGACCCAGTTTGCGGCGATGGCGGCACGGGTTGAGGCGCTGGAAGCCGAGAACACCGCACTGAAATCTGCTGCTACCGTGCCGGTCGAAGACCTCGCGGTTCTGCAGGCCGACGTCGTGTCTCTGAAGGCGCAGAACAGCTCCACAAGCTGGGCCGAGAAACTCGCCTGGAAAGGCGACTTCCGGTACCGCTACGAGGACATCGACGACGGGGGCGACGATCGCCAACGCCATCGGATCCGTGCTCGAGCTGAGCTCGTTGCCAAAACCACCGAAGACATCACTCTGGGCCTGGGCGTCGCGACCGGTGGAGACGACCCTGTTTCCACAAACCAGACCCTGGGTGGTGGCGGTTCAACCAAGGACGTGCGCCTCGACAAGGCCTATTTCCGTTACCAGCCCAACGAGTTCTGGCTCTCGGGCGGTAAGGTCAGCAACCCATACTTCAAGCCGCAGAAGAGCGGTTTGATCTGGGACGGCGATTTCCGGCCTGAAGGTCTGTTCGCTGGCTACGACGGCAAGCACTTCTTCGTGAATTCTTCCTACGCTCATCTGGAAAGCGACAGTAAGGATGGTTTGGATAAAGCCTTCTGGGGCGCGCAAGTCGGTACGAGTTTCGGCCCTGTTACTCTGGCTGCTGGTTATCTTGATATCCCGGTGAAAGGGCAGTCGGCGTTTTATGACGATGAGCTGTTCGGCAACTCCACTGACGAGGCCGGCAACTATCTGTACAACTATGAAGTCGTTAGCCTGGGCGCAGACGCCAATTTCAATGTCTGGGAGATGCCGCTGGCCCTGTATGGTGACGTCATCCAGAACCAGGATGCGGATGACCAGGATACGGGTTACATCGTGGGCGCCAAGCTCGGCAAGGCCAAGAACAAAGGCAGCTGGCAGATTCAGTATCAGTACCAGGATCTGGAAGCGGATGCGACCCTTGGCCTGCTCACCGATTCTGACTTCATGGGCGGTGGTACCGACGGCAAGGGCCACAAGTTCAGCGGCGCTTACACCATCGTTGAGAAGTGGATTCTGGGCTTCACCTATTTCGACGGCGAGAAGTGCACAGACAGCGTCAAGTGTGATGTCCGCGATTACGATCGCCTGATGATCGACGCGAAGTTCAAGTACTAG
- the phoU gene encoding phosphate signaling complex protein PhoU yields MDDKLNLDQHISHRYNEELDALRADVLKMGGLVEKQCRNALKALTKGDLTLAEKVATSDYKVNDLEVSINAKCTDLLALRQPAASDLRMIVGVIRMAADLERIGDEAEKIGRLAETIASGRDSVQFREDPKHLGKSAIDLLQGALDAFARLDVEAAIVAAAKDPDIDREFDSITRLSITHMMEQPASVKTLLRINWCARAFERIGDHAVNLCEEVVFLVKGSDVRHLSIKEIQDRYL; encoded by the coding sequence GTGGATGACAAGTTGAATCTCGATCAGCATATTTCACATCGCTATAACGAGGAGCTCGATGCGCTGAGGGCAGATGTCCTGAAGATGGGGGGGCTGGTAGAAAAACAGTGCCGCAATGCACTCAAGGCTCTGACCAAGGGGGATTTGACTCTCGCAGAGAAGGTAGCCACCTCTGACTACAAGGTCAATGATCTGGAAGTGTCGATTAATGCCAAGTGCACAGACTTGCTGGCGTTGCGTCAGCCCGCTGCGAGCGACCTGCGGATGATCGTCGGCGTGATTCGCATGGCCGCGGATCTGGAGCGGATTGGCGACGAGGCTGAAAAAATTGGTCGCCTGGCCGAAACCATTGCCTCAGGGCGCGATAGCGTGCAGTTTCGCGAGGACCCCAAGCACCTGGGCAAGAGTGCTATAGATTTATTGCAAGGCGCGCTGGATGCTTTCGCTCGGCTCGATGTTGAAGCTGCGATCGTGGCTGCCGCCAAGGATCCGGATATAGATCGCGAATTCGACAGTATTACCCGCCTTTCGATCACCCATATGATGGAGCAGCCTGCCTCGGTCAAGACGCTGCTGCGTATCAACTGGTGCGCGCGTGCATTCGAGAGAATAGGGGACCACGCGGTGAACCTCTGCGAAGAGGTGGTATTTCTTGTGAAGGGCTCGGATGTACGTCACCTGAGCATCAAGGAAATCCAGGACCGTTATCTGTAA
- the pstB gene encoding phosphate ABC transporter ATP-binding protein PstB, whose protein sequence is MSARNVNVYYGDKQAILDVSLDIAENEVVAMIGPSGCGKSTFLRTLNRMNDIIPICRVEGDFKLDGGNIYAAGQDTVLLRARVGMVFQKPNPFPKSIYENVAYGPRIHGLAHSKAELDEIVEKSLKRASLWSEVKDVLDKPGTGLSGGQQQRLCIARAIAVSPEVILMDEPCSALDPIATARIEELIDELKARYTIAIVTHSMQQAARVSDRTAYFHLGKLIEVGDTKDVFTMPKHELTENYITGRFG, encoded by the coding sequence ATGTCTGCTCGCAACGTCAATGTCTATTACGGCGACAAGCAAGCGATTCTGGACGTATCGCTGGACATAGCAGAGAACGAAGTGGTCGCCATGATTGGCCCTTCAGGCTGCGGCAAATCCACTTTCTTGCGCACGCTTAACCGGATGAACGACATCATTCCGATTTGCCGTGTAGAGGGCGATTTCAAGCTTGATGGCGGCAATATTTATGCCGCGGGCCAGGATACTGTTTTACTGCGGGCTCGGGTTGGCATGGTGTTTCAGAAACCCAACCCCTTCCCCAAGTCTATCTATGAAAACGTTGCCTACGGGCCTCGTATCCACGGCCTGGCGCATAGCAAAGCTGAATTGGATGAGATCGTGGAGAAGAGCCTCAAACGTGCGAGCCTCTGGTCCGAGGTTAAGGATGTCCTGGATAAGCCCGGAACAGGTCTCTCAGGCGGTCAGCAGCAGCGCCTGTGTATCGCGCGCGCAATAGCGGTAAGCCCGGAGGTGATTCTGATGGACGAACCCTGTTCTGCACTGGACCCGATTGCCACAGCACGTATTGAAGAGCTTATCGATGAGCTTAAGGCAAGGTATACCATCGCCATTGTGACGCACTCGATGCAGCAGGCAGCGAGGGTCTCTGACCGCACGGCATACTTCCATCTCGGCAAGTTGATCGAAGTAGGGGACACCAAAGATGTGTTCACAATGCCCAAGCATGAGCTTACTGAAAACTATATTACCGGCCGCTTCGGCTGA
- the pstA gene encoding phosphate ABC transporter permease PstA, with translation MSKGSFKNTELIEASLKKRYAKEKRFQWYGRLAVMLGFVFLFILLFDIVSKGTPAFTQKYLLVPVHFDAEVIDVSSSSTAQELRAGDYAGLAKKSMRELFPEVSGRKEKRQLYRLLSLGAEYQLQDMVMAEPSLLGESREVWLLAHSQAASYLKGQVTRDVPEEERRVKDLHMDWLDSLQQDDRTETRFNWMFFTEGDSREPELAGIRAALHGSFFTLIVTFLLAFPIGVFAAVYLEEFAPRNRITDLIEININNLAAVPSIVFGLLGLAVFINFFELPRSAPLVGGIVLSLMTLPTIIITSRAAIQAVSPSIREAAMGVGASKLQTVFHHVLPVAMPGILTGSIIGMAQALGESAPLLMIGMVAFIMDVPGGVTDPSTVLPVQVFLWADSPERGFTEKTSAAIMVLMGFLIVMNAFAIYLRKRFELK, from the coding sequence ATGAGTAAGGGAAGCTTCAAGAACACAGAGCTTATCGAAGCGTCGCTGAAGAAACGCTACGCGAAAGAGAAACGCTTTCAGTGGTATGGGCGCCTGGCGGTGATGTTGGGTTTCGTATTTCTGTTTATTCTCTTGTTCGATATCGTGAGTAAGGGAACGCCTGCTTTTACCCAGAAGTATCTGCTGGTGCCAGTGCATTTCGACGCTGAGGTCATTGATGTCAGCAGTAGCTCCACTGCACAAGAGCTGAGGGCAGGCGACTATGCCGGGCTTGCCAAGAAATCCATGCGTGAATTGTTTCCGGAAGTGAGCGGGCGCAAGGAAAAACGCCAGCTCTATCGCTTGCTTAGCCTGGGGGCTGAATACCAGTTGCAGGATATGGTGATGGCCGAACCATCCCTGCTGGGAGAAAGCCGGGAAGTATGGTTGCTGGCCCATTCACAGGCAGCCAGTTACCTGAAGGGGCAGGTCACGCGGGATGTTCCAGAGGAAGAGCGCCGGGTCAAGGACCTCCATATGGACTGGCTCGATAGCCTGCAACAAGACGACCGGACCGAGACCCGTTTCAACTGGATGTTCTTTACCGAGGGTGATTCGCGCGAGCCGGAACTGGCGGGTATTCGCGCCGCCTTGCACGGTTCGTTTTTCACGTTGATAGTCACTTTTTTGTTGGCGTTTCCGATCGGGGTATTTGCCGCGGTCTATCTGGAAGAATTTGCACCGCGTAATCGCATTACCGACCTGATTGAGATCAACATCAATAACCTGGCTGCGGTGCCCTCTATTGTCTTCGGATTACTCGGCCTCGCGGTGTTTATCAATTTTTTCGAACTGCCCAGATCCGCCCCGCTGGTCGGTGGTATTGTGCTCTCGCTGATGACCTTGCCGACGATCATTATTACCTCTCGCGCAGCTATACAGGCAGTGTCCCCCTCGATACGTGAGGCGGCAATGGGAGTAGGCGCGTCAAAGCTGCAAACGGTATTTCACCATGTGCTGCCGGTGGCCATGCCAGGCATTCTGACTGGCTCGATTATTGGGATGGCTCAGGCGCTGGGTGAATCTGCTCCACTACTTATGATCGGTATGGTTGCGTTCATTATGGACGTCCCGGGTGGGGTAACCGACCCGTCCACCGTATTACCTGTGCAGGTCTTCCTGTGGGCTGACAGCCCCGAGCGCGGGTTCACCGAAAAGACATCTGCGGCGATCATGGTGTTGATGGGCTTTCTTATTGTTATGAATGCGTTCGCGATATATTTGCGCAAGCGCTTCGAACTCAAATAG
- the pstC gene encoding phosphate ABC transporter permease subunit PstC encodes MQTSTVFLTLLALCLVSFFVGRQRSRMVASAAGGMQVLHSLPKHYGYMTALWAGLPALLVLVTWVGVEGSVIRGIVVSEFPVEILRLSDSEIGLYYNQLVSFAISGGDASLLDPAQVAGAEQYSALVSQSGNLKLLLVSVVAILGGALTVIRITPVLRARNSVESIFTWILFACSSIAVLTTLGIVLSVLFEAVRFFQTIPVQDFLFGLQWSPQMAIRLDQVGASGSFGFVPLLVGTLLISAVAMVIAVPVGLMSAIYLSEYASRRFRAVTKPVLEILAGVPTVVYGFFAALTVAPFIRNFGESLGLTVASESALAAGLVMGIMIIPFVMSLSDDIINAVPDSMREASLGMGATMNETIRKVLLPAALPGIVGGILLAVSRAIGETMIVVMAAGLSAKLTINPLEAVTTITVQIVTLLVGDQEFDSPKTLAAFALGLVLFFVTLLLNVVALYVVRRYREQYE; translated from the coding sequence ATGCAGACATCTACTGTTTTTCTCACCCTGCTAGCACTCTGCCTTGTCAGTTTTTTCGTCGGCCGCCAGCGTTCTCGTATGGTTGCCAGCGCTGCCGGTGGCATGCAGGTGCTTCACTCTCTCCCCAAGCACTACGGTTATATGACCGCCCTGTGGGCAGGCCTCCCTGCGCTGCTGGTTCTGGTGACCTGGGTCGGGGTGGAAGGGTCAGTCATCCGCGGGATAGTGGTCTCCGAGTTCCCCGTTGAAATTCTCCGTTTGAGCGACAGCGAAATAGGGCTCTACTACAACCAGTTGGTGAGTTTTGCCATCAGTGGTGGCGATGCCAGCTTATTGGATCCGGCCCAGGTCGCGGGAGCTGAGCAATACAGCGCATTGGTTAGCCAGAGCGGCAATCTGAAGCTACTGTTGGTGAGTGTAGTGGCTATTCTCGGCGGAGCACTCACGGTTATTCGCATCACCCCGGTGTTGCGCGCGCGGAATTCGGTAGAATCCATCTTCACATGGATATTGTTCGCATGCTCTTCCATAGCGGTGTTGACGACGCTGGGTATTGTTCTGTCCGTGCTTTTCGAAGCCGTCCGATTTTTCCAGACAATCCCGGTACAGGACTTCCTCTTCGGGTTGCAGTGGAGCCCGCAGATGGCCATCCGCCTCGATCAAGTGGGCGCTTCAGGATCCTTCGGTTTCGTGCCGTTGCTGGTAGGTACGCTGTTGATATCGGCAGTCGCAATGGTGATTGCGGTCCCCGTGGGCCTGATGTCGGCGATCTACCTTTCAGAGTACGCGAGTCGTCGATTTCGTGCAGTTACCAAGCCGGTTCTTGAAATCCTCGCGGGTGTACCCACCGTGGTATACGGCTTTTTTGCCGCGCTCACCGTGGCTCCTTTCATTCGTAACTTCGGCGAGAGCCTGGGGCTTACGGTCGCGTCTGAGAGCGCGCTCGCCGCTGGTCTGGTGATGGGAATTATGATTATTCCTTTCGTCATGTCCTTGTCTGACGACATTATCAATGCCGTTCCGGACAGCATGCGAGAAGCATCGCTGGGTATGGGTGCGACCATGAACGAAACGATTCGCAAAGTGCTTTTGCCAGCCGCGCTACCCGGTATAGTCGGCGGAATTCTGTTGGCGGTGTCCCGTGCTATTGGTGAAACAATGATCGTGGTGATGGCGGCGGGTTTGTCGGCCAAACTTACGATAAATCCTCTGGAAGCGGTGACGACGATTACGGTACAGATCGTAACGCTACTGGTAGGAGATCAGGAGTTTGATAGCCCGAAGACGCTGGCAGCTTTTGCACTTGGTCTCGTGCTGTTTTTTGTAACCCTTTTGTTAAACGTCGTCGCGCTCTATGTTGTGCGCCGCTATAGAGAGCAATATGAGTAA
- a CDS encoding substrate-binding domain-containing protein, translating to MKKQILAVVTAAMTIASVSNVQAQGRDNVSIVGSSTVYPFATVVAERFGRSTDFKTPKIESTGSGGGLKLFCKGVGSNTPDITNASRRIKKSEYDDCQNNGVTDILEVLVGYDGIAIANSRKAQMMELSLKDLYLALAKDVPGADGKLIPNPYKTWKDVNPALPAVNIEVLGPPPTSGTRDAFAELALGGGAQAIAALKELRGISSGDAGALKAAIASLGIPAGVYDAYVEKKGKAPSGKDIFKTVAYAVREDGAYIEAGENDNLIVQKLEANPSALGIFGFSFLEENGDKVQGSVVDGVTPSFDTIADGDYPVSRPLYFYVKAAHVGKIPGIQEYAAEFASNKAMGEDGYLPERGLIPLGDEELEQVQKDVAELKLLEM from the coding sequence GTGAAGAAGCAAATTTTAGCGGTAGTCACAGCAGCAATGACCATTGCCTCAGTTTCAAATGTGCAGGCGCAAGGTCGTGACAATGTCAGCATCGTGGGTTCTTCCACGGTGTATCCCTTCGCCACTGTAGTGGCCGAGCGTTTTGGTCGGTCAACCGACTTCAAGACGCCTAAAATCGAATCGACCGGTTCCGGCGGCGGGCTCAAGCTGTTCTGCAAAGGCGTTGGCTCCAACACACCTGACATCACCAATGCGTCTCGCCGGATCAAGAAAAGCGAGTACGATGATTGCCAGAACAACGGCGTAACCGACATTCTTGAAGTGCTGGTGGGTTATGACGGTATCGCCATCGCCAATAGTCGCAAGGCGCAGATGATGGAGCTCAGCCTGAAGGACCTCTATCTGGCGCTGGCCAAGGATGTTCCCGGCGCTGACGGCAAGCTGATTCCTAACCCCTACAAGACCTGGAAAGACGTGAATCCTGCGCTGCCTGCTGTGAATATCGAGGTGCTGGGCCCTCCACCGACCTCCGGTACTCGCGATGCGTTTGCTGAGCTCGCTCTGGGCGGCGGCGCTCAGGCTATCGCAGCACTGAAAGAACTGCGCGGCATTAGTTCAGGCGACGCAGGAGCACTCAAGGCAGCCATTGCGTCTCTGGGTATTCCCGCTGGCGTTTATGATGCTTACGTCGAGAAAAAGGGCAAGGCGCCCAGTGGTAAAGACATCTTCAAGACAGTTGCTTACGCTGTGCGCGAAGACGGCGCGTATATCGAAGCTGGTGAAAATGACAACCTGATCGTGCAGAAGCTCGAAGCTAATCCCAGCGCACTGGGTATCTTTGGTTTTAGTTTCCTCGAAGAGAACGGTGACAAGGTCCAGGGCTCAGTCGTGGACGGTGTAACACCCTCGTTCGACACCATTGCCGATGGCGACTACCCGGTCTCTCGCCCATTGTATTTCTATGTGAAGGCGGCCCACGTTGGCAAGATCCCCGGCATTCAGGAATATGCCGCTGAGTTCGCCTCCAACAAGGCAATGGGCGAAGACGGTTACCTTCCGGAGCGAGGCCTCATCCCGCTAGGTGATGAAGAGCTGGAGCAGGTGCAGAAGGACGTGGCGGAGCTCAAACTCCTCGAAATGTAA
- a CDS encoding GFA family protein, giving the protein MEAPESVEVERCNCSICRKAGFLHLIVPLSRFQLLAGEEAITTYTFNTGVARHTFCKICGVKPFYTPRSNPDGIDINVNCLDELPPELSIVDFDGQNWEENAHALAHKSMDE; this is encoded by the coding sequence GTGGAAGCGCCTGAGAGCGTAGAAGTCGAGCGTTGCAACTGCTCGATCTGCCGCAAAGCTGGTTTTCTGCACCTGATAGTGCCGCTGTCCAGGTTCCAGCTACTCGCGGGTGAGGAGGCGATCACCACCTACACTTTCAACACCGGCGTGGCCAGGCACACCTTCTGCAAAATCTGTGGGGTAAAACCTTTCTATACGCCTCGCTCCAATCCTGATGGCATCGACATTAATGTCAACTGCCTCGATGAATTGCCCCCGGAGTTGAGCATTGTCGATTTTGATGGTCAGAACTGGGAGGAGAATGCGCACGCACTGGCCCATAAAAGCATGGATGAATGA
- the phoU gene encoding phosphate signaling complex protein PhoU, with protein sequence MLKQDDYKQHISEKFNTELEAIKNHLLEMGGKVEQQLSEAVEALVARDTGEAESIVNRDHEVNQMELAIDDECATILARRQPAASDLRLVVAVMKVNTDIERIGDEAAKIARQAIRLAEENVSPTNYVEIRHIGSHVGAMLRKSLDAFARLDLELAVEVVKEDSKVDKEYDSAMRSLVTFMMEDPRDIGAILNEMWALRSLERIGDHAANIAEHIVYLVRGQDVRHRSLEDFIEQVGDI encoded by the coding sequence ATGCTGAAGCAGGACGATTACAAACAGCACATATCAGAGAAATTCAACACCGAGCTTGAGGCTATCAAGAACCATCTGCTGGAAATGGGTGGGAAGGTTGAGCAGCAGTTGAGCGAGGCGGTAGAGGCTTTGGTTGCGCGTGACACCGGTGAAGCTGAGTCTATCGTTAACCGTGACCATGAGGTCAATCAGATGGAACTCGCCATTGATGATGAATGCGCCACCATCCTGGCTCGGCGCCAACCCGCCGCCAGTGATCTACGGCTTGTCGTGGCGGTGATGAAGGTCAATACCGATATTGAGCGTATTGGTGACGAAGCGGCCAAGATTGCTCGTCAGGCGATTCGACTCGCTGAGGAAAATGTCTCCCCGACCAACTATGTTGAGATCCGGCATATTGGCAGCCATGTGGGTGCCATGCTGCGAAAATCGCTGGATGCTTTCGCTCGTCTGGACCTCGAACTGGCAGTGGAGGTTGTGAAAGAAGACAGCAAAGTCGACAAGGAATACGACAGTGCAATGCGTAGCCTGGTGACCTTCATGATGGAAGATCCACGAGATATTGGCGCCATCCTCAACGAAATGTGGGCGCTTCGTAGCTTGGAGAGAATCGGCGATCACGCTGCGAATATTGCCGAGCATATCGTTTACCTGGTGCGCGGCCAGGATGTACGACACCGTAGCCTTGAGGACTTTATAGAACAGGTCGGTGACATTTGA
- the phoR gene encoding phosphate regulon sensor histidine kinase PhoR — protein sequence MEWLASVFRLIGTVLLAALAGFYFGNPLAWALVAAVLLLVFWSLQLWRLRKWLADSSGSPPDLFGVWGDIVANIYKRQRKAIATEERLQSTVDYLLDSFAAMRDGVVILEGQGALRWCNEAAQRLLALRYPDDIGQAISNIVRVPEFAEYLSTADYSVPLVFETTGEIKHHLQLVVTQFAEGDTLLFVRDVTDVVRTESIRRDFVGNVSHELRTPLTVISGYLGTFMADPDSLPAPYVRAIEQMAGQAARMENLLKDLLWLSRIESTERQDKDDKVDIAALLDELKEEVANTHPGNPLQLDIQCRTKIPGDYRELYSAVSNLVFNAFKYSSEGEPVVASWREDGDVARLDIVDTGIGIDASHFNRLTERFYRVDDSRSSATGGTGLGLAIVKHVAAAHGAHLEIDSKLGKGSTFSLVFPEQN from the coding sequence ATGGAGTGGTTGGCGTCGGTATTTCGGCTGATAGGAACGGTGTTGCTCGCTGCGTTGGCGGGCTTCTATTTCGGTAATCCGCTGGCATGGGCTTTGGTGGCAGCTGTATTGCTGTTGGTTTTCTGGTCACTTCAGCTGTGGCGTCTGCGCAAGTGGCTGGCTGACAGCTCTGGCTCCCCTCCGGACCTGTTTGGCGTGTGGGGAGATATCGTCGCCAATATCTACAAGCGTCAGCGGAAGGCTATCGCGACCGAGGAACGCTTGCAGTCGACAGTCGACTACTTACTGGATTCATTTGCAGCAATGCGCGATGGCGTGGTCATCCTCGAAGGGCAGGGGGCTCTGCGCTGGTGTAACGAGGCGGCGCAGAGGCTGCTTGCACTGCGTTATCCAGACGACATCGGTCAGGCGATTTCCAATATTGTGCGAGTGCCTGAATTCGCGGAATACTTGTCCACGGCCGATTATAGTGTGCCCCTGGTATTTGAGACGACCGGCGAGATCAAGCATCACCTGCAACTGGTAGTCACCCAATTTGCCGAGGGCGATACCTTGCTCTTCGTGCGGGATGTTACCGACGTTGTGCGGACGGAGAGCATACGCCGTGATTTCGTCGGCAATGTCTCCCATGAATTACGTACGCCGCTGACCGTGATAAGTGGTTATCTGGGTACGTTTATGGCGGACCCGGACAGCTTGCCCGCCCCCTATGTCAGGGCGATTGAGCAGATGGCGGGGCAGGCTGCGCGAATGGAGAACCTGCTCAAGGATTTGCTGTGGCTTTCGCGTATTGAAAGTACTGAACGTCAGGATAAGGACGACAAGGTAGATATTGCAGCTCTGCTGGACGAACTGAAGGAAGAGGTCGCGAACACCCATCCGGGCAATCCGCTACAATTGGATATCCAATGTCGAACCAAGATTCCGGGCGACTATCGAGAGCTGTATAGCGCAGTCTCAAACCTTGTTTTCAATGCGTTCAAGTACAGCAGTGAGGGCGAACCGGTCGTTGCTTCGTGGCGAGAAGACGGCGATGTTGCCCGGCTTGATATTGTAGACACGGGCATAGGCATAGACGCGAGCCACTTTAATCGCCTGACCGAACGTTTTTACCGCGTGGACGACAGTCGGTCCTCGGCGACAGGCGGTACAGGCCTGGGCCTCGCCATCGTCAAACACGTGGCGGCCGCCCATGGCGCACATCTTGAAATTGACAGTAAGCTGGGGAAGGGGAGTACGTTCTCTCTGGTTTTCCCAGAACAAAACTAG
- the phoB gene encoding phosphate regulon transcriptional regulator PhoB: MTERTVLVVDDEFAIRDMLRMALEIAEFRCLEASNIQDAYAITVDERPDIILLDWMLPGGSGLELLRRLKRDDTFREVPVIMLTAKTTEDNVIQGLDVGADDYITKPFAPRELIARIKALLRRTVGGEDNARMEVNGLVLDGESRRVFVGEHAIDMGPTEFKLLQFFMSHPERAYTRGQLLDQVWGANVYVEERTVDVHIRRLRKALQGVEADHSNLIQTVRGTGYRFSSRCI, translated from the coding sequence ATGACTGAACGTACTGTTCTGGTGGTCGACGACGAATTCGCAATACGAGATATGTTGCGGATGGCTTTGGAAATTGCTGAGTTTCGGTGTTTGGAGGCGTCCAATATACAGGATGCCTACGCCATTACCGTGGATGAGCGACCAGATATTATTCTGCTCGACTGGATGCTGCCAGGTGGCAGTGGGCTGGAATTACTGCGTCGTCTTAAAAGAGACGATACCTTCCGTGAAGTGCCAGTGATCATGCTTACCGCAAAAACCACGGAAGATAATGTCATTCAGGGTCTGGACGTGGGCGCAGACGACTATATCACCAAGCCCTTTGCTCCCCGCGAGCTGATCGCTCGCATCAAGGCGCTGTTACGCCGTACAGTGGGCGGTGAAGACAACGCTCGAATGGAAGTTAATGGCCTGGTATTGGACGGTGAGAGCCGGCGCGTATTCGTGGGTGAGCACGCCATCGATATGGGGCCCACTGAATTCAAATTATTGCAGTTCTTTATGTCGCATCCGGAACGCGCTTATACTCGGGGTCAGTTGCTCGATCAGGTGTGGGGCGCGAACGTCTATGTCGAGGAACGCACTGTAGACGTCCATATCCGTCGCCTGAGGAAGGCGCTGCAGGGTGTCGAGGCTGACCACAGTAACCTGATTCAGACGGTACGCGGTACCGGCTATCGATTTTCTTCTCGCTGCATATAG
- a CDS encoding 2-oxoacid:ferredoxin oxidoreductase subunit beta yields MSYQIPKFRHPELPVNDLGYTKADYEGSISTLCAGCGHDSISGAIVKACHELSIPPHMIAKMSGIGCSSKSPTYFLGKSHGFNSVHGRMPSVVTGAAMANRDLIYLGVSGDGDTASIGMGQFAHVARRNLNMVYIVMNNGCYGLTKGQDSATADEGSVSKKGDANVFSAIDLCSTALQMGATFVARSFSGDKDQLVPLIKAAISHRGFALIDVVSPCVTFNNNAGSTKSYEFVREHAEATGTVDFVPMQKEITTDYEPGSSHEVTLHDGSSIHLYKMSENLDPFDRTSALMNMENHRTAGDILTGLIYMDKDSRDLHDVLETSRRPLNTLDTEDLCPGNQMLKNINASLR; encoded by the coding sequence ATGAGTTACCAGATTCCGAAATTCCGTCATCCCGAACTGCCGGTCAATGACCTCGGTTATACCAAGGCCGACTACGAGGGTTCAATCTCGACACTGTGCGCAGGCTGCGGCCACGACTCCATTTCCGGGGCCATCGTCAAGGCATGCCACGAACTGTCTATTCCTCCGCATATGATCGCCAAGATGTCGGGCATTGGTTGTTCTTCCAAGTCGCCCACGTATTTCCTGGGTAAATCTCACGGGTTTAACTCGGTGCACGGGCGTATGCCCTCTGTCGTTACCGGCGCGGCCATGGCCAATCGCGACTTGATCTACCTGGGTGTGTCCGGTGACGGCGACACTGCATCCATCGGTATGGGCCAGTTCGCACACGTGGCACGCCGCAACCTGAACATGGTCTACATCGTCATGAATAACGGCTGCTACGGGCTTACCAAAGGGCAGGATTCCGCCACCGCTGATGAAGGCTCTGTGAGCAAAAAAGGTGATGCGAACGTGTTTAGCGCCATCGACCTTTGTTCAACTGCCTTGCAGATGGGCGCGACGTTTGTGGCGCGTAGCTTCTCCGGTGACAAGGACCAACTCGTACCGTTGATCAAGGCCGCAATCAGCCATCGCGGTTTCGCCCTGATTGATGTCGTCTCTCCCTGCGTTACTTTCAACAACAACGCCGGCTCCACCAAGAGCTACGAGTTCGTTCGCGAGCATGCCGAGGCTACCGGTACCGTGGATTTTGTACCCATGCAGAAGGAGATCACCACGGACTATGAGCCAGGCTCCAGTCACGAGGTGACGCTGCACGATGGCTCTTCAATTCACTTGTACAAGATGAGCGAAAATCTGGATCCATTTGATCGTACGTCCGCGCTGATGAATATGGAAAATCACCGTACCGCCGGGGATATTCTCACCGGTTTGATATACATGGACAAGGATTCTCGCGATCTGCACGATGTGCTGGAAACTTCCAGGCGTCCATTGAATACGCTGGATACCGAGGATCTGTGTCCCGGGAATCAGATGCTAAAGAATATCAACGCCAGCCTTCGCTGA